In the Longimicrobiales bacterium genome, one interval contains:
- a CDS encoding helical backbone metal receptor: MRRHPTPFRSSTHLLLLFAVSACGPQIDDAPPEASAATITVVDATGTERHLRGPAQRIVSLVPSATSTLRALGVESRLVGRTDFDTAPWVQVFPSVGGGLDPNLEEIVALQPDLVIRFAGEQDPRTPARLDDLGITHFALRPDRLEDAYTSITQLGALTGSEQAANAVVAEIRAELDALRSAVASRPRLRTVYLLGGTPPWVAGSGTYIDDVLSLSGGDNVFSDLGSLYASVSPEQIRAREIDVVLVSSAGDFDPALAPGARIVEVGGTLEIPGPGTAEAAWRLAELLHAAKLR; the protein is encoded by the coding sequence ATGCGGCGTCACCCGACGCCGTTTCGTAGCAGTACGCACCTTCTCCTGCTTTTCGCGGTCTCCGCGTGCGGGCCGCAAATCGATGACGCACCTCCCGAGGCGTCCGCCGCGACCATAACGGTCGTCGACGCGACCGGGACCGAGCGTCACCTTCGAGGACCTGCTCAGCGCATCGTTTCTTTGGTCCCGTCTGCCACCAGCACTCTGAGAGCTTTGGGTGTGGAGTCACGGCTGGTGGGCCGGACCGACTTCGACACCGCGCCATGGGTACAGGTTTTTCCATCTGTCGGGGGCGGGCTCGATCCGAATCTCGAAGAAATCGTCGCTCTTCAGCCGGATCTCGTCATCCGATTCGCGGGGGAGCAGGACCCCAGGACTCCGGCGCGACTGGATGATCTGGGGATCACCCACTTCGCGCTTCGGCCGGACCGCCTCGAAGACGCCTACACCTCCATAACTCAGCTCGGTGCGCTCACCGGGTCAGAGCAAGCCGCTAACGCAGTAGTGGCAGAGATTCGAGCAGAGTTGGATGCGCTCCGAAGTGCCGTCGCTTCCCGTCCCCGATTGCGCACGGTATACCTGCTCGGAGGCACGCCGCCTTGGGTCGCAGGATCGGGGACATACATCGACGATGTTCTCTCGCTCTCGGGTGGAGACAACGTCTTCTCGGACCTCGGATCCCTCTATGCGTCCGTGAGTCCAGAACAGATTCGCGCCCGGGAGATCGACGTCGTGCTCGTTTCGAGCGCGGGGGACTTCGATCCAGCGTTGGCACCGGGCGCTCGGATCGTAGAGGTCGGCGGCACGCTCGAAATCCCAGGACCGGGAACCGCCGAGGCCGCCTGGAGATTGGCGGAACTTCTCCACGCCGCGAAGCTCCGGTGA
- a CDS encoding flavin reductase family protein, whose amino-acid sequence MSRFPTGVTVVAAVTADGTPRGLTVNAFTSVSLDPPLVLVCIDRKASSHDPLIAAGAFCVTILASDQADVAQRFAGDPAVGRFDNVKWMMSEGGNPVLSDGAAWLDCVLERIVDAGDHSIMIGRVTASGTSEQEPLLFYGGSFGIRSE is encoded by the coding sequence ATGAGTCGGTTCCCGACCGGCGTCACCGTCGTAGCTGCCGTTACGGCCGACGGTACCCCGAGGGGACTGACTGTTAACGCGTTCACCTCGGTCTCTCTGGACCCTCCTCTCGTGCTCGTCTGTATCGATAGAAAGGCGTCGTCCCACGACCCACTCATTGCTGCGGGTGCTTTCTGTGTGACGATCTTGGCGTCGGACCAAGCCGATGTGGCCCAACGATTCGCCGGAGATCCGGCGGTGGGGCGTTTCGACAACGTGAAGTGGATGATGAGTGAGGGAGGAAATCCGGTGCTGAGTGACGGAGCTGCTTGGTTGGACTGTGTCCTCGAACGTATTGTGGACGCGGGCGACCACTCGATTATGATCGGCCGTGTGACCGCTTCAGGAACGTCAGAACAGGAGCCGCTGCTCTTCTACGGCGGCTCGTTCGGGATTCGGTCCGAGTGA
- a CDS encoding metallophosphoesterase yields the protein MIVAHLSDLHLGFRAYGRIERGADMRERDIAAAFERAIQEVVRIAPQVIVVAGDVFDRPDPPASAVVALARGLEVLRASLPDTPVLMVAGPRDTPRRPGDPGALAVLDTFPNVEAATGLTRSILMEKLGLHACLVPYRAAARHPPAIPESDPRMKWNLLVLHGTAETSGEEGVHVDPDEWNYVALGGAHRRGSVADNVRYSGSLERVALDPWEEAADEKGFLTVDLETGETTFRSIPSRPVVALAPVKVVSGDPKNLQRRVKEVTDEVPGGIDGKIVRLRLAGASPEDLLALQGDQLGELRKRALHLTVEAGKEVRVPSAVWLPLDAPGLLRDALEAELERDGVLGESTRDVVWSLVPNELRAEMDSETIGALDALDGDIAGVGRVSTSLPTGLTAVIGGGGRARRAVAELLLREGGGWAGGALRRLWGGRDSETLDDAVRLAIEAVAVSRGLAVVDAALARGGARSDADHLAPRTNGSRGEDRPVRGAVRVDPEQVSAEFRSAERDLQELRADVVEVDGDLEVATMDWLRERQDAETTLHAYRDRARELRTRLKQMEAAGPEAPCLTCGRVLDSHYEEVLSELTDDWESVVQDGSWWKSRWEQLEMKPAYLQELEGRSLRLHAALEGGSERVELLRARLLELGPVDTVEELGEIQQGPLGDVIASLKRIRAVRASRATDMLLDRASRFVCRISGGRILAITRVDGRAVLQGDRGILTPVSEEDLATARVATRLAAASLVAAGGRVLGSLVLEEPFDRLDVEARIRTLVLTQKLLREIPRIILFSRGEAVDARPELFDSILEVREEASGMGPALRPAASGPGRVLLRAPVKPAQGTATFPS from the coding sequence ATGATCGTTGCGCATCTCTCCGACCTCCACCTCGGCTTCCGTGCCTACGGACGGATCGAACGTGGTGCGGACATGCGAGAGAGAGATATAGCGGCTGCCTTCGAACGGGCCATCCAAGAAGTCGTCCGAATTGCTCCGCAGGTCATCGTGGTCGCGGGGGATGTGTTTGACCGGCCAGACCCACCTGCCAGCGCCGTCGTAGCTTTAGCCAGAGGACTGGAAGTGCTCCGGGCGTCCCTCCCTGACACGCCGGTGCTTATGGTGGCGGGCCCGAGGGACACCCCGAGGCGGCCCGGGGATCCCGGCGCTCTCGCGGTGCTGGATACGTTTCCGAACGTCGAAGCTGCTACAGGACTCACCCGGTCGATCCTCATGGAGAAGCTCGGGCTGCATGCGTGTCTGGTTCCGTATCGGGCGGCTGCACGGCACCCCCCGGCCATTCCAGAATCTGACCCACGTATGAAGTGGAACCTCCTCGTGCTCCACGGAACCGCGGAGACTTCGGGTGAGGAGGGCGTCCACGTCGACCCGGACGAGTGGAACTACGTCGCGTTGGGCGGCGCACACCGTAGAGGGTCGGTTGCGGATAATGTACGCTACTCAGGCTCGCTGGAACGGGTCGCGCTTGACCCTTGGGAGGAGGCCGCCGACGAAAAGGGCTTTCTCACGGTCGACCTAGAGACCGGTGAGACGACGTTCCGATCGATTCCTAGTCGGCCGGTCGTTGCTTTGGCTCCAGTGAAGGTCGTCTCCGGTGATCCCAAGAACTTGCAGCGCCGGGTCAAAGAGGTGACCGACGAAGTGCCGGGCGGCATCGACGGTAAGATCGTGCGGCTGCGGCTGGCGGGTGCGTCGCCGGAAGATCTCTTGGCGCTTCAGGGCGACCAGTTGGGCGAACTTCGAAAGCGCGCACTTCACCTCACGGTAGAAGCAGGCAAAGAAGTCCGCGTGCCTTCCGCTGTCTGGCTCCCATTGGATGCTCCCGGTCTTCTGCGGGACGCGCTCGAAGCCGAGCTCGAACGGGATGGCGTCCTTGGCGAGAGCACTCGGGACGTCGTATGGAGTTTGGTCCCGAACGAACTGCGTGCGGAGATGGACTCGGAGACCATCGGGGCTCTTGATGCGCTGGACGGAGACATCGCAGGTGTTGGGCGTGTGAGCACCTCTCTGCCCACAGGACTGACTGCGGTGATCGGCGGTGGTGGACGTGCTCGAAGAGCGGTGGCAGAGCTACTTCTGCGTGAGGGAGGAGGTTGGGCTGGCGGCGCGCTCCGGCGGTTGTGGGGCGGACGGGACAGCGAGACGCTCGACGACGCGGTTCGCCTCGCCATCGAAGCGGTGGCCGTGAGCCGGGGACTCGCCGTAGTCGACGCGGCGCTCGCGCGAGGCGGAGCTCGGAGTGATGCCGATCATTTGGCCCCTAGGACGAACGGCAGCCGCGGAGAGGATCGACCGGTTCGTGGCGCGGTCCGGGTAGATCCTGAACAGGTCTCTGCGGAGTTCCGCTCCGCGGAGCGCGACCTTCAGGAGCTCCGGGCAGATGTCGTCGAGGTCGACGGGGACCTCGAGGTCGCAACCATGGACTGGCTTCGTGAAAGGCAGGATGCTGAAACCACCCTACATGCATACCGCGATCGAGCTCGTGAGCTCAGGACTCGCCTGAAACAGATGGAAGCTGCAGGCCCGGAGGCACCGTGCCTCACTTGTGGTCGGGTTTTGGACAGCCACTACGAGGAAGTGCTTTCCGAACTCACCGACGACTGGGAGTCCGTGGTACAAGACGGAAGTTGGTGGAAGAGCCGTTGGGAGCAACTCGAAATGAAGCCGGCGTATCTCCAGGAATTAGAAGGCCGATCCCTGCGGTTGCATGCGGCGTTGGAGGGCGGATCGGAGCGCGTGGAACTCCTCCGCGCCCGTCTTCTCGAGTTGGGTCCGGTCGACACCGTCGAGGAGCTCGGTGAGATCCAACAGGGTCCGCTTGGGGATGTCATCGCATCTCTGAAACGCATCAGAGCGGTTCGTGCGAGCAGAGCGACGGACATGTTGCTCGATCGAGCCTCACGATTTGTGTGCCGCATTTCAGGGGGACGCATTCTCGCAATTACCCGGGTTGATGGTCGGGCGGTGCTCCAGGGAGACCGAGGAATCTTGACCCCCGTGTCAGAAGAGGACTTGGCCACTGCTCGCGTGGCCACACGACTGGCCGCTGCGTCGCTCGTTGCAGCGGGCGGGCGGGTGCTAGGTTCGTTGGTTCTCGAGGAGCCCTTCGATCGACTCGACGTGGAGGCCCGGATTCGCACGTTAGTACTCACGCAGAAGCTTCTCCGTGAGATCCCCCGGATTATCCTGTTCAGCCGGGGAGAAGCGGTCGATGCCCGCCCCGAGCTCTTCGACTCGATTCTCGAGGTTCGAGAGGAGGCGTCCGGAATGGGGCCGGCTCTGAGGCCAGCGGCTTCGGGGCCGGGACGCGTGTTGCTCCGTGCTCCGGTGAAGCCCGCCCAAGGAACTGCAACCTTTCCTTCTTAG
- a CDS encoding RidA family protein: MKTISTSEAPQPAGHYSQGVAHNGLVYVAGQLAIDPSSPDSPRGDATSQTHQALANVNAVLQAAGSHLGLTLQMTIYVTDVTLWPTVNEAYAKVMGDHRPARAIVPISPLKSDFVIEIQAIAAIPENDST; the protein is encoded by the coding sequence ATGAAGACGATATCGACATCGGAGGCGCCCCAGCCCGCGGGACACTACTCCCAAGGAGTCGCCCACAACGGACTGGTCTACGTCGCAGGACAGCTCGCGATCGATCCGTCCTCGCCAGACTCCCCTAGGGGGGACGCCACGAGCCAGACCCACCAAGCGTTGGCGAACGTCAATGCGGTCCTCCAGGCCGCTGGTTCACACCTCGGCCTCACTTTGCAAATGACGATCTATGTCACGGACGTGACGCTCTGGCCCACCGTGAACGAAGCGTACGCGAAGGTTATGGGTGACCACCGACCCGCCCGGGCGATCGTCCCTATCAGCCCATTGAAGTCAGACTTCGTCATTGAAATTCAGGCGATCGCCGCGATACCGGAGAACGACTCGACATGA
- a CDS encoding FAD-dependent oxidoreductase, translated as MTQSTRQVAIVGAGVFGAASALVLRQRGWEVTVIDPGPLPHVDASSTDVSKVIRMDYGSDVFYMELGEEAFDGWDRWNREWPRPLYHEDGFLILSRGAMEAGSFSADSFAALKERGHDPIRLTDVPTNLMSQWDADSHSDGYFNPRAGWAESGAVVDQLIGLARSEGVRFREAGMAALLSDESRVSGVLTTAGERVFSDRVVVAAGAWSPSLLPWLSDVIWATGQPVLHFQADDAAAFSPPNFSPWSADISLSGWYGFPALEDGRVKVANHGVGTRLHPDQRGTVSDDHVARTRDFLRGVIPRLADQPVVYRRVCMYCDSFDGDFLIGADPDREGLVVATGGSGHGFKFAPVLGDVIADAVEGIENPRSSRFGWRKLGQVRTEEARFTGD; from the coding sequence GTGACCCAATCAACCCGTCAGGTGGCTATCGTGGGCGCCGGCGTCTTCGGCGCCGCGTCAGCACTCGTCCTAAGGCAACGCGGCTGGGAGGTCACCGTGATCGATCCCGGACCGCTTCCGCACGTCGATGCTTCTTCCACAGACGTGAGTAAGGTGATCCGAATGGACTACGGCTCAGACGTCTTCTACATGGAGTTGGGTGAAGAGGCGTTCGATGGATGGGACCGGTGGAATCGCGAATGGCCACGTCCTCTCTATCATGAGGACGGTTTCTTGATTCTCTCACGGGGGGCGATGGAGGCGGGGAGCTTCTCAGCGGACAGCTTCGCGGCCCTCAAGGAGCGGGGTCACGATCCAATTCGACTGACCGACGTCCCAACCAACCTGATGTCACAGTGGGATGCCGACAGCCATTCTGACGGTTACTTCAATCCGCGTGCGGGGTGGGCTGAGAGCGGCGCAGTCGTCGACCAGCTGATCGGGCTGGCACGATCCGAAGGCGTGCGCTTCCGTGAGGCAGGAATGGCAGCGCTCCTCTCCGACGAGAGCCGTGTCTCCGGGGTACTCACCACTGCCGGAGAACGGGTCTTTTCCGATCGTGTTGTCGTGGCTGCGGGAGCATGGTCACCGTCATTGTTGCCGTGGCTCTCGGACGTAATCTGGGCGACAGGACAGCCGGTACTTCATTTTCAAGCCGACGACGCCGCTGCGTTCAGTCCTCCGAATTTCTCCCCGTGGTCTGCGGACATTTCGCTGAGCGGGTGGTACGGCTTCCCCGCACTCGAAGACGGACGCGTGAAGGTGGCCAACCACGGTGTCGGGACTCGCCTTCACCCGGACCAGCGAGGAACCGTCAGCGACGATCATGTCGCCCGGACTCGCGACTTCCTACGTGGTGTAATCCCACGGCTGGCCGACCAACCCGTGGTATATCGACGGGTGTGTATGTACTGCGACTCCTTCGACGGCGACTTTTTAATAGGTGCAGATCCCGACCGAGAGGGCCTCGTAGTGGCCACGGGCGGAAGTGGACACGGCTTCAAGTTCGCCCCCGTGCTTGGAGATGTGATCGCGGATGCCGTTGAGGGGATCGAGAATCCTCGGTCCTCCCGGTTTGGGTGGAGAAAGCTCGGCCAGGTGAGAACTGAAGAAGCTCGATTCACCGGAGACTGA
- a CDS encoding ornithine cyclodeaminase family protein, whose amino-acid sequence MRILSADDVRHCVDMPAAIEATRGAFAALSGGHATVPVRVALESEKGVSLFMPAHLTDVDQAGAKVVSVNPGNAALGLPAIHAVVLVLDPETGCPTALMDGTWLTALRTGAVGGLAADILAREESRTVALFGAGVQARTQLEAVRCVRDIEDVRIFSPSGSSADKLARELVDVTAISASSPNEALDGADIVIAATNSKTPVFDSTLIEPGTHVTGVGSFTLDMIEVDPALVQRARVIVDQREAIMEEAGEIVAAIREGLVDESVMVAEIGEVVLGRKQGRTSPDEITFFKSVGNAVQDVAVASLVMQRAEATNRGVVVDL is encoded by the coding sequence ATGAGAATTCTGTCTGCGGACGACGTCAGGCACTGCGTGGATATGCCGGCAGCTATCGAAGCCACGCGAGGAGCGTTCGCCGCACTCTCCGGAGGACACGCGACCGTTCCGGTCCGCGTGGCACTGGAATCAGAGAAGGGTGTGAGCCTTTTCATGCCTGCGCATCTCACTGATGTGGACCAGGCTGGAGCCAAGGTCGTGTCGGTGAATCCCGGCAACGCCGCACTCGGTCTTCCCGCGATTCACGCGGTCGTGCTCGTCCTAGATCCGGAGACTGGCTGTCCTACAGCGCTCATGGATGGTACGTGGCTCACTGCGCTCCGAACGGGTGCTGTAGGAGGGCTCGCCGCCGATATCCTCGCGCGTGAAGAGTCCCGGACCGTGGCACTGTTCGGTGCCGGTGTGCAGGCTCGGACCCAGCTCGAAGCTGTTCGGTGCGTCCGTGACATCGAAGACGTCAGGATCTTCTCTCCCTCCGGCTCGTCTGCGGACAAGCTTGCCCGTGAGCTCGTGGATGTGACGGCCATATCTGCGAGTTCACCCAACGAGGCGTTGGACGGCGCGGACATCGTGATCGCCGCGACCAACAGCAAGACTCCAGTCTTTGACAGCACCCTGATCGAGCCCGGGACACATGTCACGGGAGTGGGATCGTTCACGCTGGACATGATCGAAGTGGACCCGGCTCTGGTTCAACGCGCCCGCGTCATCGTTGATCAGCGCGAAGCCATCATGGAGGAAGCGGGCGAGATCGTGGCGGCCATTCGCGAGGGGCTCGTGGACGAGTCCGTCATGGTCGCGGAGATCGGAGAGGTAGTGTTAGGCCGGAAGCAGGGAAGGACCTCACCCGACGAGATCACGTTCTTCAAGTCTGTCGGGAATGCGGTCCAGGATGTTGCTGTGGCGTCACTCGTGATGCAGCGTGCCGAGGCGACCAACCGCGGTGTGGTCGTCGACCTCTAG
- a CDS encoding DUF2723 domain-containing protein yields the protein MTENTETLESPLKTPPASDDDIKPPYLAAAIAGILVFGLYALTLSRTTAFWDTSEYIATGHMLGIPHPPGNPTFVVFARAWSVLLAPLGLSVAVRINLFSALMGAGAHMMWFLVVHHVLRSFSKDKIFRLVGASVAVLVSSTAFTVWSQSNVNEKVYSVSLLTIAVLSWLAVRWHENIGKGKDDNLLVLMAFILALSVGNHLMAFLAAPAIGLFILVVHPKTLLNWRLYVMAGVAAIAGLSIHLFLPIRAALDPVINEAAPTCPDIGSALTAVATYGKAGCEALAEALNRDQYQKPGLIPRLAPLSSQLANYLQYFDWQWARSLDGTTPVFANLRLPFTMLFTGLGVWGAIEHARRDKASFVFMATLFATLSFALIYYMNFKYGYSLESPGGRNLHEVRERDYFFMGSFSVWGLWAGIGITALWREAANEMKVGLSKTTPILALALIPLVFNFSWANRAEDYSARDWAHNLLMSVEPYGVLFTNGDNDTFPLWYLQEVEGIRRDVTVIVTSYLNTDWYTKQLRDLTAPCAPGVDPSSDWSRIQCQRPYTAENTLAAYVSAEAEAGGKVPLLVPGGIRAPTKSLIPLSNEQIDQVSESVVPIQGTRQIQMGNVIATIQDGANLLPWQQYALSLINNVIDERPIYFASSGNAASALGVNDYLIRQGLAYRLNNGALPESENAGFLQMQQSSYTSVTGDWVDVARTAALLDEVFIHRTGIPDDWPHWPDLSTIGIPNYYMWSYLALTQAAIQMSDQEAIDRYQARAEAWQVLGT from the coding sequence ATGACTGAAAACACCGAGACCCTCGAGAGCCCCCTGAAGACGCCCCCGGCGTCTGACGACGATATAAAGCCGCCCTATTTGGCTGCAGCGATCGCCGGGATTCTGGTATTCGGTCTCTATGCGCTGACGCTCTCCCGCACCACCGCCTTCTGGGATACGAGCGAGTACATCGCGACTGGGCACATGCTTGGGATCCCGCATCCACCAGGGAACCCCACCTTCGTCGTGTTCGCACGTGCGTGGTCGGTCCTGTTGGCGCCCCTCGGTCTCTCGGTCGCGGTTCGGATCAACTTGTTCAGCGCACTCATGGGCGCTGGAGCGCACATGATGTGGTTCTTGGTCGTGCACCACGTGCTGCGCTCATTCTCCAAAGACAAAATCTTCCGACTCGTCGGCGCCTCTGTGGCGGTGCTGGTCAGCTCGACTGCATTCACGGTTTGGAGCCAGTCGAACGTCAATGAGAAGGTCTACAGCGTCTCGTTGCTGACCATTGCAGTGCTCTCTTGGCTCGCGGTCCGCTGGCACGAGAACATCGGGAAAGGGAAGGACGACAACCTACTCGTCCTCATGGCGTTCATTCTCGCGCTCAGCGTCGGGAATCACCTCATGGCCTTCTTGGCTGCACCCGCCATCGGGTTGTTCATTTTGGTCGTCCATCCGAAGACGCTGCTCAACTGGCGGCTGTACGTTATGGCCGGCGTGGCCGCGATCGCGGGTTTGTCAATTCACCTCTTCCTGCCGATCAGAGCCGCACTTGATCCGGTGATCAACGAAGCCGCACCCACTTGCCCAGACATCGGGTCTGCGCTGACGGCAGTTGCGACCTACGGGAAAGCCGGGTGTGAGGCGTTGGCCGAGGCCCTGAACAGAGATCAATACCAGAAGCCGGGACTCATTCCGCGACTGGCGCCATTGTCCTCTCAGTTGGCCAATTACCTCCAGTATTTCGACTGGCAGTGGGCGCGATCTCTCGACGGGACGACCCCGGTGTTCGCCAACCTCCGGTTGCCGTTCACCATGCTCTTCACAGGACTCGGCGTCTGGGGCGCGATTGAACACGCGCGTCGCGACAAAGCCTCGTTCGTCTTCATGGCGACGCTCTTCGCCACGTTGTCGTTCGCCCTCATCTACTACATGAATTTCAAATACGGGTACTCCCTCGAGTCACCCGGCGGGCGCAACCTGCACGAAGTCCGCGAGCGCGACTACTTCTTCATGGGTTCCTTCTCGGTGTGGGGCCTGTGGGCCGGAATCGGGATCACGGCGCTGTGGCGAGAAGCAGCCAACGAAATGAAAGTGGGGCTCAGTAAGACGACTCCAATCCTGGCGCTGGCGCTCATTCCGCTCGTCTTCAATTTCTCGTGGGCGAACCGCGCCGAGGACTACTCTGCGCGCGACTGGGCTCACAATCTGCTCATGAGCGTCGAGCCCTACGGTGTGCTGTTCACCAACGGTGACAACGACACATTCCCTCTCTGGTACCTACAGGAAGTCGAGGGTATCCGACGTGACGTGACCGTGATCGTCACTTCGTACCTCAACACCGACTGGTACACAAAACAGCTCCGTGATCTGACCGCTCCATGCGCGCCAGGAGTCGATCCTTCGTCAGACTGGTCACGAATTCAGTGTCAGCGGCCCTATACAGCCGAGAACACGCTCGCGGCCTATGTATCAGCGGAGGCGGAAGCCGGCGGTAAGGTGCCGCTCTTGGTCCCAGGCGGAATCCGCGCACCGACGAAGTCACTGATCCCGCTTTCTAACGAACAGATCGATCAGGTTTCAGAGAGCGTCGTCCCGATTCAAGGCACTCGCCAAATCCAGATGGGCAACGTAATCGCGACGATTCAAGACGGAGCCAACCTGCTGCCCTGGCAGCAGTACGCCCTCTCGCTCATCAACAACGTCATCGACGAGAGGCCTATCTACTTCGCGTCGAGCGGAAACGCTGCCTCAGCCTTGGGCGTGAACGATTACTTGATCCGCCAAGGTCTGGCGTACCGCTTGAACAATGGGGCGCTGCCTGAGTCGGAGAACGCCGGCTTCCTGCAGATGCAACAATCCTCGTATACCTCGGTCACTGGAGATTGGGTCGATGTGGCGCGGACCGCCGCCTTATTGGACGAAGTCTTCATCCACCGAACCGGTATCCCGGACGATTGGCCCCACTGGCCCGACCTCTCCACGATCGGCATCCCGAACTACTACATGTGGAGCTACCTGGCGCTCACACAGGCCGCAATCCAGATGTCGGACCAAGAGGCGATCGATCGATACCAGGCGCGCGCTGAAGCTTGGCAAGTACTCGGGACTTAA
- a CDS encoding hydantoinase/oxoprolinase family protein → MSPHSNTPSTALLAVDTGGTFTDLVLLREGRIATLKVPSTPRDPSQAVLDGIAEMLESHEDFFLLHGSTVATNALLERRGSKVALITNRGFEDVIEIGRQNRPQLYALVGHRLPSLVDRDSRLGIGGRLGPRGEEIEPLDDAELGELLARLTETGAESVAISLLHSYADDSHERAVAAAVTESGLPLSVSSELVPEFREYERTSTTVVNAYVSPIMKKYLGRLSAEAGAKRVTIMGSNGGALPVERARREPVHTVLSGPAGGVIGALTWAKRAGTDHVITFDMGGTSTDVSLCPGRPLRTREFEIAGQPTSIPVIDIHTVGAGGGSLARVDAGGALRVGPQSAGAEPGPICYGHGGQGVTVTDAHVWLGRLPAGAFLGGGSELDRDGIRGPLQEIATALDMTLEEAAEGILSVADTAMERALRVISVERGYDPADFAVVAFGGAGGLHVAELTSRVGSQKALVPPDPGLLSAYGMLASPVTRETSRTVLLSTDMTDIDRVIAETLDTLEATALEEMLAEGSPADALTTERWIDARYAGQSFELRVPAATWTNDFHEAHEERYGYRRDDSPVEAVTLRATVTAPPPPLAVDRLDESQGMPATEACRVVSGGSEVDAVRVWRRDLRSGDRIEGPAVVQEYSGTTWVPPEWVVDVDEWGTLHLSQAAE, encoded by the coding sequence ATGTCCCCACACTCCAACACACCGTCAACGGCCCTGCTCGCCGTGGACACCGGCGGGACTTTCACCGATCTGGTTCTTCTCCGTGAAGGGCGGATCGCCACACTGAAGGTCCCATCGACTCCACGCGACCCGTCACAGGCCGTGCTCGACGGGATCGCTGAGATGCTGGAAAGCCACGAAGACTTCTTTCTGCTGCACGGATCTACGGTAGCCACGAACGCACTTCTGGAGCGACGTGGAAGCAAGGTCGCTCTGATTACTAATCGTGGTTTTGAGGACGTGATCGAGATCGGGCGACAGAACCGGCCGCAGCTCTACGCACTGGTCGGTCACCGGCTCCCATCCCTCGTAGACAGAGACAGCCGCCTCGGCATTGGCGGCCGACTAGGGCCGCGGGGCGAAGAGATCGAGCCTTTGGATGACGCCGAATTGGGCGAACTCTTGGCCCGACTCACCGAGACCGGCGCTGAATCGGTCGCGATCAGTCTCTTGCACTCCTATGCCGACGACAGTCATGAGCGGGCCGTCGCAGCGGCCGTTACTGAGTCTGGACTGCCCCTGTCCGTCTCGTCCGAGTTGGTACCGGAGTTCCGGGAATATGAACGGACATCGACGACTGTCGTGAATGCATATGTCTCGCCAATCATGAAGAAGTACCTCGGGAGATTGTCGGCGGAGGCGGGAGCCAAGCGCGTCACAATCATGGGATCGAACGGCGGAGCGCTCCCAGTTGAACGAGCACGGCGGGAGCCAGTCCACACGGTTCTTTCTGGGCCTGCCGGCGGTGTGATTGGCGCCCTCACTTGGGCGAAACGCGCCGGCACGGATCATGTGATCACGTTCGATATGGGCGGCACGTCGACCGACGTCTCCCTTTGCCCGGGCAGGCCACTCAGGACCCGAGAGTTCGAGATCGCCGGGCAACCGACATCGATTCCCGTCATCGACATCCATACGGTCGGAGCCGGGGGCGGTTCGTTGGCCCGCGTGGACGCGGGTGGCGCACTCAGGGTCGGGCCACAGAGCGCCGGAGCCGAGCCCGGACCCATCTGTTATGGGCACGGCGGCCAAGGTGTCACCGTCACGGACGCTCATGTCTGGCTGGGGCGCCTGCCAGCGGGGGCTTTTCTAGGCGGCGGCTCCGAGTTGGATCGCGATGGGATCCGCGGGCCGCTCCAGGAAATCGCGACGGCGTTGGACATGACTCTGGAAGAAGCTGCCGAGGGGATCCTCTCCGTTGCCGATACCGCGATGGAGCGCGCCCTTCGCGTCATCTCTGTCGAGCGCGGCTACGATCCGGCGGACTTCGCCGTAGTCGCTTTTGGCGGCGCGGGTGGCCTTCATGTGGCGGAGCTGACCAGCAGAGTGGGCTCGCAGAAAGCGCTGGTGCCGCCAGATCCGGGGCTCCTCTCAGCCTACGGGATGCTCGCTTCCCCGGTGACCCGCGAAACATCGCGAACGGTCCTCCTGTCCACGGACATGACCGACATCGATCGGGTGATTGCAGAGACGCTCGACACGCTTGAGGCGACCGCCCTCGAAGAGATGCTCGCCGAAGGCTCGCCGGCGGACGCACTGACGACGGAACGCTGGATCGACGCGCGGTATGCCGGACAGAGTTTCGAACTCCGGGTGCCTGCAGCTACGTGGACGAACGACTTCCATGAAGCTCACGAGGAGCGGTACGGCTACCGGCGCGACGATTCGCCGGTCGAGGCCGTGACACTACGCGCGACGGTGACCGCACCCCCACCACCACTCGCGGTCGATCGGCTCGACGAGTCGCAAGGGATGCCGGCAACCGAAGCGTGCCGCGTGGTGAGTGGCGGAAGCGAGGTGGACGCGGTTCGTGTCTGGCGCAGAGACCTGCGGAGCGGAGATCGAATCGAGGGTCCCGCCGTTGTGCAGGAATACAGCGGCACAACATGGGTCCCGCCGGAGTGGGTCGTGGACGTGGACGAATGGGGCACCCTCCACCTGAGTCAGGCCGCCGAATAG